One genomic region from Cucumis melo cultivar AY chromosome 9, USDA_Cmelo_AY_1.0, whole genome shotgun sequence encodes:
- the LOC103482725 gene encoding tetraspanin-10: protein MGMGTSIFIIRWINFLTMFLAILVIIFGIWMGTHHDGCRKSLTLPVMGLGGFIFVVSIVGFLGALKNNSILLWIYLIMLCITLVGILVFTVLAFIVTNNGSGHDVAGLRYKEYQLQDYSTWFLKQLNNTENWMRLKSCLVKSEDCNNLSKRYKTLKQYKLAKLTPMEAGCCRPPSECGYPAVNASYYDLSFHPVNSNHDCKVYKNSKAVKCYDCDSCKAGVAQYMKTEWRLVAIFNVILFVVLLIIYLVGCCARRKAARNRSKG from the exons ATGGGAATGGGAACTAGCATCTTTATCATAAGGTGGATCAATTTTCTCACCATG TTTCTGGCTATTCTTGTCATAATATTTGGGATATGGATGGGCACCCACCACGACGGTTGTCGAAAATCTCTCACTCTTCCTGTCATGGGACTTGGTGGATTCATCTTTGTGGT GTCCATAGTTGGTTTTTTGGGTGCCCTTAAGAACAATTCGATATTGCTGTGGATT TATCTGATCATGTTGTGCATTACGTTGGTGGGGATCCTCGTGTTTACAGTGCTGGC gtttattgTTACAAATAATGGATCAGGACATGATGTTGCTGGCTTGAG GTATAAGGAGTATCAACTACAAGACTATAGTACGTGGTTTCTAAAACAG CTTAACAATACCGAAAATTGGATGCGTCTGAAAAGCTGTCTCGTCAAATCCGAGGATTGCAATAATCTTTCAAAAAGATACAAG ACTCTTAAGCAGTACAAATTGGCAAAGCTGACGCCGATGGAAGCGGGTTGTTGTAGACCCCCATCTGA ATGTGGTTATCCTGCTGTTAATGCATCATACTATGATCTGAGCTTTCATCCTGTCAATTCAAACCATGATTGCAAAGTATACAAGAATTCCAAGGCGGTCAAGTGTTACGATTGTGATTCGTGCAA GGCCGGAGTCGCGCAGTACATGAAAACTGAATGGCGATTGGTTGCGATCTTCAACGTCATTCTATTTGTTGTCTTG CTGATTATCTACTTAGTCGGATGCTGCGCTAGGCGAAAAGCTGCAAGAAATCGATCTAAAGGTTAG
- the LOC103482728 gene encoding uncharacterized protein LOC103482728 isoform X1, with product MFKSARWRSEKNKVKAEFKLQFYVTKVSQSVADALTLSVVPGDVGKPTARLDKVTVRDGSCKWETPVYETVKFARDTKSGKINEKIYYFLVSMGRAKSRVFGEVSINLADYADATKSSSVSLPLKNSNSDAVLHVLIQKLQAKIEPREVEDFDNVSVRSQETNLKSYLTNGELDESTKNNCTEDEQIGKSPHDFELNGDCQESSGSDITLSSSESSSGLDTPREHSARNNNHLQLVTLTSQPHKPEAFLSTSTNNKENHRSQSMWTLGSDHGVSIDESSDDMLPIKRSGPVTTSERVADIEIEKLKAELVGFSRQAEVSELELQTLRKQIVKESKRGQDLSKEIVILKEERDSLRAEYEKLKAKSKNNVELEDKKMEALLEEMKEELNQEKELNSNLRLQLQKTQKSNDELILAMRDLEEMLEQKNGDRLSLYDRSRFFENTEEFYKSISKCESEDDEEQKALEKLVKQHSNANETFLLEQKVIDLYSEVEFYKREKDELEMHMEQLALDYEILKQENHGMSYKLEQCELQEKLEMKEECTPSATIVELETHIEHLDRELKQRSKDFSDSLTTIKELESHIQALEEELEQQAEKFIGDLEDMTRAKIEQEQRAILAEEDLRKTRWRNANTAERLQEELKRLSMQIASTFNANEKVAAKAVAESIELQLQKIQLDEKLASANKELQSVKREHEAKLCELTNVVDLQTSQIEHMFLELHTKSKLLDQQENQKEVCESLSREILLLKYEVERLATENRFLKESESLIQNKNMERNDLVTTIALIMKEGEKFQSEISRIRHQKDEHEISMGCLQTELEVLRDHYSDLKHSLVEGEIEKDKLRHQVFQLNDDLKKVKEFNGVDMLWYSEEQTSACDGTEAINESNKSTPSESSSKEVAALREKIELLERQISLKEDAIETIASRISEKAVDFQHTIEELECKLEEVVSTSSFQEVSIYPSNVERTGDAPKDTVVNQGQNPISSSPVEYGNTVPVERNDRISAEKESKACKLDDSDNNCDNFSTELALLMEKNKLMESELKEMQERYSEISLKFAEVEGERQQLVMTLRSLKNYKKI from the exons ATGTTTAAGTCGGCGAGATGGAGGAGTGAGAAGAACAAGGTTAAGGCGGAATTCAAGTTGCAGTTCTATGTCACTAAG GTGTCACAGTCAGTGGCGGATGCATTGACGTTATCCGTTGTACCTGGAGATGTGGGAAAGCCAACTGCAAGATTGGATAAAGTTACAGTTCGTGATGGAAGTTGCAAATGGGAAACTCCGGTTTATGAAACGGTCAAGTTCGCACGAGACACAAAATCTGGGAAGATCAATGAGAAAATCTATTATTTCCTCGTATCGAtg GGACGAGCAAAATCCAGGGTGTTTGGGGAGGTTTCTATCAACTTAGCTGATTATGCTGATGCTACAAAATCTTCTTCTGTTTCTCTTCCCCTAAAGAATTCAAATTCTGATGCGGTTTTACAC GTTTTGATACAGAAGCTGCAGGCTAAAATTGAACCAAG AGAGGTAGAAGATTTTGACAATGTCAGTGTTAGATCCCAGGAGACAAACTTGAAATCGTACTTGACCAATGGTGAATTAGATGAGAGCACTAAAAACAATTGCACGGAA GATGAACAGATTGGCAAGAGCCCTCATGATTTTGAACTAAATGGTGACTGTCAAGAATCAAGTGGATCTGATATTACATTGTCAAGTTCGGAGAGCAGCTCTGGACTTGATACTCCACGAGAACATAGTGCGAGAAACAATAATCATCTTCAACTTGTTACGTTAACATCACAACCTCACAAACCAGAGGCATTCCTTTCAACATCCACTAATAATAAGGAGAATCATAGATCACAATCAATGTGGACCCTTGGTTCTGATCACGGAGTAAGCATAGATGAATCTTCAGATGATATGCTTCCTATAAAAAGGTCTGGACCAGTTACGACGTCTGAAAGAGTTGCAGACATTGAGATTGAAAAGCTCAAGGCTGAGCTAGTTGGCTTTTCCAGGCAGGCAGAAGTTTCAGAATTGGAACTACAGACGCTTCGGAAGCAAATTGTCAAAGAAAGTAAAAGGGGTCAGGATTTGTCAAAAGAAATTGTTATTTTGAAAGAGGAGAGAGATTCACTTAGGGCGGAATATGAGAAACTCAAGGCCAAATCGAAAAACAATGTGGAGTTGGAGGATAAGAAAATGGAGGCTCTTCTAGAAGAAATGAAGGAAGAACTAAACCAAGAAAAGGAATTAAATAGCAATCTTCGACTACAACTTCAGAAGACTCAGAAATCTAATGATGAGTTGATTCTTGCAATGCGAGACCTAGAGGAAATGTTAGAGCAAAAAAATGGCGACAGACTCAGTCTCTATGACAGATCAAGATTTTTTGAGAATACTGAAGAGTTCTATAAGTCCATCTCGAAGTGTGAATCTGAGGATGATGAGGAGCAGAAGGCATTGGAAAAGCTGGTTAAGCAGCATAGTAATGCAAATGAAacatttcttctggaacaaaaGGTTATTGACCTATACAGTGAAGTAGAATTCTACAAGAGAGAAAAGGATGAATTAGAAATGCATATGGAACAACTAGCACTTGACTATGAAATACTGAAACAAGAAAATCATGGCATGTCATATAAACTGGAGCAATGTGAACTACAGGAGAAACTTGAAATGAAAGAAGAGTGCACGCCCTCAGCTACCATAGTAGAGCTGGAGACGCACATAGAGCACTTGGATAGGGAACTTAAGCAGCGGTCCAAGGACTTCTCTGATTCTTTGACCACCATAAAAGAGCTTGAATCCCATATCCAGGCCTTGGAAGAAGAGCTGGAGCAGCAAGCTGAAAAATTCATAGGTGATCTAGAAGATATGACACGGGCCAAAATTGAGCAGGAGCAAAGAGCCATCCTAGCAGAGGAGGACTTGAGAAAGACAAGGTGGAGAAATGCTAATACAGCCGAGAGGCTTCAAGAAGAACTGAAGCGGCTTTCGATGCAGATAGCCTCGACGTTTAATGCAAATGAGAAGGTAGCTGCTAAAGCAGTGGCAGAATCTATCGAGCTGCAACTGCAGAAAATTCAATTAGATGAAAAACTTGCGTCTGCTAATAAAGAGCTCCAATCAGTTAAGAGGGAGCATGAGGCTAAGCTCTGTGAACTCACAAATGTAGTAGATTTGCAAACAAGTCAGATAGAACACATGTTTTTAGAACTTCATACGAAATCCAAGCTGCTTGATCAACAAGAAAATCAAAAGGAGGTCTGTGAATCTCTCTCTCGGGAGATTTTGTTGCTCAAGTATGAAGTTGAAAGGCTCGCGACAGAGAACAGGTTTCTCAAGGAAAGCGAGAGCTTGATTCAGAACAAAAACATGGAAAGAAATGACCTGGTAACAACCATTGCTTTGATTATGAAAGAAGGTGAAAAGTTTCAGAGCGAGATAAGTAGAATCAGGCATCAGAAGGATGAGCATGAGATATCAATGGGATGTCTGCAAACAGAGTTGGAGGTGCTTAGAGATCACTACAGTGACTTAAAACATTCTTTAGTAGAAGGAGAGATAGAGAAAGATAAACTCAGACACCAGGTATTTCAGCTAAATGATGACTTAAAGAAGGTGAAAGAATTCAACGGTGTTGACATGCTCTGGTATAGTGAGGAACAAACGTCAGCCTGTGATGGAACTGAAGCTATTAACGAAAGTAATAAGTCCACTCCTTCCGAAAGTAGTTCAAAGGAAGTCGCAGCTCTAAGGGAGAAAATAGAATTGCTTGAG AGACAGATAAGTTTGAAAGAAGACGCCATTGAAACTATAGCTAGTAGAATTTCAGAGAAGGCAGTGGATTTTCAGCACACGATTGAAGAGCTAGAGTGCAAATTGGAAGAAGTTGTTTCTACTAGCTCATTCCAAGAG GTAAGTATCTATCCAAGCAACGTCGAAAGGACCGGTGATGCACCCAAGGATACAGTGGTGAACCAAGGCCAAAACCCAATTTCTTCATCACCCGTAGAATATGGCAATACGGTGCCGGTTGAAAG GAATGACAGAATTTCAGCAGAGAAAGAATCGAAAGCCTGCAAACTTGACGACAGTGACAACAATTGCGACAATTTTTCGACAGAATTAGCATTATTGAtggaaaaaaacaaattaatggAGAGTGAACTAAAGGAAATGCAAGAAAGATATTCAGAGATAAGTCTCAAGTTTGCAGAGGTTGAAGGTGAAAGACAGCAGCTTGTAATGACTCTACGCAGTCTTAAAAATTACAAGAAGATTTAG
- the LOC103482728 gene encoding uncharacterized protein LOC103482728 isoform X2, which produces MFKSARWRSEKNKVKAEFKLQFYVTKVSQSVADALTLSVVPGDVGKPTARLDKVTVRDGSCKWETPVYETVKFARDTKSGKINEKIYYFLVSMGRAKSRVFGEVSINLADYADATKSSSVSLPLKNSNSDAVLHVLIQKLQAKIEPREVEDFDNVSVRSQETNLKSYLTNGELDESTKNNCTEDEQIGKSPHDFELNGDCQESSGSDITLSSSESSSGLDTPREHSARNNNHLQLVTLTSQPHKPEAFLSTSTNNKENHRSQSMWTLGSDHGVSIDESSDDMLPIKRSGPVTTSERVADIEIEKLKAELVGFSRQAEVSELELQTLRKQIVKESKRGQDLSKEIVILKEERDSLRAEYEKLKAKSKNNVELEDKKMEALLEEMKEELNQEKELNSNLRLQLQKTQKSNDELILAMRDLEEMLEQKNGDRLSLYDRSRFFENTEEFYKSISKCESEDDEEQKALEKLVKQHSNANETFLLEQKVIDLYSEVEFYKREKDELEMHMEQLALDYEILKQENHGMSYKLEQCELQEKLEMKEECTPSATIVELETHIEHLDRELKQRSKDFSDSLTTIKELESHIQALEEELEQQAEKFIGDLEDMTRAKIEQEQRAILAEEDLRKTRWRNANTAERLQEELKRLSMQIASTFNANEKVAAKAVAESIELQLQKIQLDEKLASANKELQSVKREHEAKLCELTNVVDLQTSQIEHMFLELHTKSKLLDQQENQKEVCESLSREILLLKYEVERLATENRFLKESESLIQNKNMERNDLVTTIALIMKEGEKFQSEISRIRHQKDEHEISMGCLQTELEVLRDHYSDLKHSLVEGEIEKDKLRHQVFQLNDDLKKVKEFNGVDMLWYSEEQTSACDGTEAINESNKSTPSESSSKEVAALREKIELLEISLKEDAIETIASRISEKAVDFQHTIEELECKLEEVVSTSSFQEVSIYPSNVERTGDAPKDTVVNQGQNPISSSPVEYGNTVPVERNDRISAEKESKACKLDDSDNNCDNFSTELALLMEKNKLMESELKEMQERYSEISLKFAEVEGERQQLVMTLRSLKNYKKI; this is translated from the exons ATGTTTAAGTCGGCGAGATGGAGGAGTGAGAAGAACAAGGTTAAGGCGGAATTCAAGTTGCAGTTCTATGTCACTAAG GTGTCACAGTCAGTGGCGGATGCATTGACGTTATCCGTTGTACCTGGAGATGTGGGAAAGCCAACTGCAAGATTGGATAAAGTTACAGTTCGTGATGGAAGTTGCAAATGGGAAACTCCGGTTTATGAAACGGTCAAGTTCGCACGAGACACAAAATCTGGGAAGATCAATGAGAAAATCTATTATTTCCTCGTATCGAtg GGACGAGCAAAATCCAGGGTGTTTGGGGAGGTTTCTATCAACTTAGCTGATTATGCTGATGCTACAAAATCTTCTTCTGTTTCTCTTCCCCTAAAGAATTCAAATTCTGATGCGGTTTTACAC GTTTTGATACAGAAGCTGCAGGCTAAAATTGAACCAAG AGAGGTAGAAGATTTTGACAATGTCAGTGTTAGATCCCAGGAGACAAACTTGAAATCGTACTTGACCAATGGTGAATTAGATGAGAGCACTAAAAACAATTGCACGGAA GATGAACAGATTGGCAAGAGCCCTCATGATTTTGAACTAAATGGTGACTGTCAAGAATCAAGTGGATCTGATATTACATTGTCAAGTTCGGAGAGCAGCTCTGGACTTGATACTCCACGAGAACATAGTGCGAGAAACAATAATCATCTTCAACTTGTTACGTTAACATCACAACCTCACAAACCAGAGGCATTCCTTTCAACATCCACTAATAATAAGGAGAATCATAGATCACAATCAATGTGGACCCTTGGTTCTGATCACGGAGTAAGCATAGATGAATCTTCAGATGATATGCTTCCTATAAAAAGGTCTGGACCAGTTACGACGTCTGAAAGAGTTGCAGACATTGAGATTGAAAAGCTCAAGGCTGAGCTAGTTGGCTTTTCCAGGCAGGCAGAAGTTTCAGAATTGGAACTACAGACGCTTCGGAAGCAAATTGTCAAAGAAAGTAAAAGGGGTCAGGATTTGTCAAAAGAAATTGTTATTTTGAAAGAGGAGAGAGATTCACTTAGGGCGGAATATGAGAAACTCAAGGCCAAATCGAAAAACAATGTGGAGTTGGAGGATAAGAAAATGGAGGCTCTTCTAGAAGAAATGAAGGAAGAACTAAACCAAGAAAAGGAATTAAATAGCAATCTTCGACTACAACTTCAGAAGACTCAGAAATCTAATGATGAGTTGATTCTTGCAATGCGAGACCTAGAGGAAATGTTAGAGCAAAAAAATGGCGACAGACTCAGTCTCTATGACAGATCAAGATTTTTTGAGAATACTGAAGAGTTCTATAAGTCCATCTCGAAGTGTGAATCTGAGGATGATGAGGAGCAGAAGGCATTGGAAAAGCTGGTTAAGCAGCATAGTAATGCAAATGAAacatttcttctggaacaaaaGGTTATTGACCTATACAGTGAAGTAGAATTCTACAAGAGAGAAAAGGATGAATTAGAAATGCATATGGAACAACTAGCACTTGACTATGAAATACTGAAACAAGAAAATCATGGCATGTCATATAAACTGGAGCAATGTGAACTACAGGAGAAACTTGAAATGAAAGAAGAGTGCACGCCCTCAGCTACCATAGTAGAGCTGGAGACGCACATAGAGCACTTGGATAGGGAACTTAAGCAGCGGTCCAAGGACTTCTCTGATTCTTTGACCACCATAAAAGAGCTTGAATCCCATATCCAGGCCTTGGAAGAAGAGCTGGAGCAGCAAGCTGAAAAATTCATAGGTGATCTAGAAGATATGACACGGGCCAAAATTGAGCAGGAGCAAAGAGCCATCCTAGCAGAGGAGGACTTGAGAAAGACAAGGTGGAGAAATGCTAATACAGCCGAGAGGCTTCAAGAAGAACTGAAGCGGCTTTCGATGCAGATAGCCTCGACGTTTAATGCAAATGAGAAGGTAGCTGCTAAAGCAGTGGCAGAATCTATCGAGCTGCAACTGCAGAAAATTCAATTAGATGAAAAACTTGCGTCTGCTAATAAAGAGCTCCAATCAGTTAAGAGGGAGCATGAGGCTAAGCTCTGTGAACTCACAAATGTAGTAGATTTGCAAACAAGTCAGATAGAACACATGTTTTTAGAACTTCATACGAAATCCAAGCTGCTTGATCAACAAGAAAATCAAAAGGAGGTCTGTGAATCTCTCTCTCGGGAGATTTTGTTGCTCAAGTATGAAGTTGAAAGGCTCGCGACAGAGAACAGGTTTCTCAAGGAAAGCGAGAGCTTGATTCAGAACAAAAACATGGAAAGAAATGACCTGGTAACAACCATTGCTTTGATTATGAAAGAAGGTGAAAAGTTTCAGAGCGAGATAAGTAGAATCAGGCATCAGAAGGATGAGCATGAGATATCAATGGGATGTCTGCAAACAGAGTTGGAGGTGCTTAGAGATCACTACAGTGACTTAAAACATTCTTTAGTAGAAGGAGAGATAGAGAAAGATAAACTCAGACACCAGGTATTTCAGCTAAATGATGACTTAAAGAAGGTGAAAGAATTCAACGGTGTTGACATGCTCTGGTATAGTGAGGAACAAACGTCAGCCTGTGATGGAACTGAAGCTATTAACGAAAGTAATAAGTCCACTCCTTCCGAAAGTAGTTCAAAGGAAGTCGCAGCTCTAAGGGAGAAAATAGAATTGCTTGAG ATAAGTTTGAAAGAAGACGCCATTGAAACTATAGCTAGTAGAATTTCAGAGAAGGCAGTGGATTTTCAGCACACGATTGAAGAGCTAGAGTGCAAATTGGAAGAAGTTGTTTCTACTAGCTCATTCCAAGAG GTAAGTATCTATCCAAGCAACGTCGAAAGGACCGGTGATGCACCCAAGGATACAGTGGTGAACCAAGGCCAAAACCCAATTTCTTCATCACCCGTAGAATATGGCAATACGGTGCCGGTTGAAAG GAATGACAGAATTTCAGCAGAGAAAGAATCGAAAGCCTGCAAACTTGACGACAGTGACAACAATTGCGACAATTTTTCGACAGAATTAGCATTATTGAtggaaaaaaacaaattaatggAGAGTGAACTAAAGGAAATGCAAGAAAGATATTCAGAGATAAGTCTCAAGTTTGCAGAGGTTGAAGGTGAAAGACAGCAGCTTGTAATGACTCTACGCAGTCTTAAAAATTACAAGAAGATTTAG
- the LOC103482726 gene encoding remorin, whose amino-acid sequence MFTFSNNFLQKQKREIYRNKRVSILLSFFLSFFFFFFFFFFTKFSLKKTDIVAKLKEYVMAADDSEPDQPPPQNDVASISLPHTDKISDSAEKVDAAKDRDIALARVEWEKKMALIKAWEESEKIKAENKAYKRLSAVESWENTRKASIEAQLMKIEEKMEKKKAEYAEQMKNKIVGIHKEGEEKKATIEAERKEQCLKVEETAEKYRTSGFIPKTLLKCFSG is encoded by the exons ATGTTCACTTTCTCCAACAACTTCCTGCAGAAACAAAAGAGAGAAATTTACAGAAACAAAAGGGTTTCCATTCTtctgtctttctttctttctttcttcttcttcttcttcttcttcttctttaccaAATTCAGTTTGAAAAAGACAGACATTGTGGCTAAGCTCAAGGAATACGTTATGGCCGCCGATGACTCTGAACCTGACCAACCACCCCCTCAAAACGACGTCGCTTCCATTTCTCTTCCTCACACTGACA AGATTTCAGATTCTGCTGAGAAAGTTGATGCTGCGAAGGACAGAG ATATAGCATTGGCTCGGGTCGAATGGGAGAAGAAGATGGCGTTGATAAAAGCATGGGAGGAGAGTGAAAAGATCAAAGCAGAGAACAA GGCATACAAAAGGCTTTCTGCAGTTGAGTCTTGGGAGAATACCAGAAAGGCTTCCATAGAAGCGCAACTGATGAAGATAGAG GAAaaaatggagaagaagaaagcaGAGTATGCTGAGCAAATGAAGAACAAAATCGTTGGAATTCACAAGGAAGGTGAAGAGAAGAAAGCAACCATCGAAGCAGAACGAAAAGAACAGTGCCTCAAGGTCGAGGAAACCGCAGAAAAATATCGTACTTCAGGGTTCATACCAAAGACTCTACTCAAATGCTTCAGTGGTTGA
- the LOC103482723 gene encoding uncharacterized protein LOC103482723, with protein MDGRALTASSFFAPIDLLRPRRRAVRNLCFNGRLSKFSVLASKEEAELDRWDQMELKFGRLIGEDPKLTLAKIMSKKMNPDASYLEVEKSFYQKKGKSSEVEELSLDGLNLIRPQLKKEMKLKAANKPPGPDIKKPSQAVGKVPVSPKGRVPNVILRKPTIYNEDDVEDKPSRLRMKPNLSLKMSNVLTKEKYSDMTLLRKPEPMTSNEVIDEEKLSGDGYVDNVENIENRASKGSSSDRIDDFTLSKKPEIGGDKTSLESENDTVDVKEKNGIDDLYILERPLNVMSGVSEETEVGSSTNENGKDIDYSSIGLQLHEPSDIDYVENPAALSESFNDILDSTIEVSKKATLLGKPRRVDHSSEETPKLNREEASTPETDLNGALETGSFSAIPALEEHELADWTKAEDLAKSGDRADVEVISSSTRGFVVSFGSLVGFIPYRNLAAKWKFLAFESWLRQKGLDPSTYKQNLGTIGSSGGGSQAFASTRSDSEIDVKDGGELTPDMKLEDLLQIYDREKIKFLSSFVGQKIKVIVVLANRKSRKLVFSMRPKEREELVEKKRSLMTTLQVGDVVKCCIKKIAYFGIFVEIEGVPALIHQTEISWDVNLNPASYFKIGQVVEAKVHQLDFSLERIFLSLKQITPDPLAEALESVVGDHDTMDGRLDSAEVDTEWADVESLIKELQNTEGIEAVSKGRFFLSPGLAPTFQVYMASMYENQYKLLARSGNKVQELMVETSLDKETMKSVILTCTNRVE; from the exons ATGGACGGTCGAGCTTTAACGGCCTCTTCCTTCTTCGCTCCCATTGATTTATTGCGACCCAGAAGAAGAGCTGTTCGAAATTTGTGTTTCAATGGAAGACTCAGTAAGTTTTCGGTTCTTGCTTCCAAAGAAGAGGCTGAACTCGACCGTTGGGACCAAATGGAGCTCAAATTTGGCCGCTTGATTGGGGAAGACCCCAAATTAACATTGGCTAAG ATAATGAGCAAAAAAATGAATCCGGATGCTTCTTATCTTGAAGTTGAGAAATCGTTTTACCAGAAGAAGGGTAAGTCTAGTGAGGTAGAGGAACTTTCTCTTGATGGTTTGAATTTGATCAGACCTCAGCTAAAGAAGGAAATGAAGTTAAAGGCTGCCAATAAGCCACCTGGACCGGATATAAAGAAACCAAGTCAAGCTGTTGGAAAGGTACCAGTTAGTCCTAAGGGTAGGGTTCCCAATGTTATTTTGAGAAAACCGACTATTTATAATGAGGATGATGTTGAAGATAAGCCGTCGCGGTTAAGGATGAAGCCAAATTTATCGTTGAAAATGAGCAATGTATTGACAAAGGAGAAATATAGTGATATGACACTGTTGAGGAAGCCAGAACCAATGACTTCAAATGAAGTTATTGATGAGGAAAAGCTCTCTGGTGATGGGTATGTTGATAATGTTGAGAATATTGAAAATCGGGCTAGTAAGGGGTCATCAAGTGACCGAATTGATGATTTTACTCTTTCTAAAAAGCCAGAAATAGGAGGTGACAAAACAAGTCTTGAAAGTGAAAATGATACTGTTGATGTTAAAGAGAAAAACGGCATTGATGACCTGTACATCTTAGAAAGGCCTTTAAATGTGATGTCTGGCGTGTCTGAAGAAACTGAAGTAGGCTCATCAACAAATGAAAACGGAAAAGATATTGATTATTCTTCTATAG GATTGCAGCTACATGAGCCAAGTGATATAGATTATGTTGAGAACCCAGCAGCTTTGAGCGAATCATTCAATGATATTTTGGATTCAACAATAGAAGTGTCCAAAAAAGCTACATTATTGGGTAAACCAAGAAG AGTAGATCATTCTTCTGAAGAAACTCCAAAACTCAATAGAGAAGAGGCATCCACCCCTGAAACTGACCTCAATGGTGCTCTTGAGACAGGGAGCTTCTCTGCTATCCCTGCTTTGGAG GAGCACGAACTTGCTGACTGGACAAAAGCAGAAGATCTGGCTAAGTCAGGAGATAGAGCTGACGTGGAAGTAATAAGCTCAAGTACTCGAGGTTTTGTT GTATCATTTGGCTCCCTAGTAGGATTTATTCCATATCGTAATCTTGCTGCCAAGTGGAAGTTCTTAGCTTTTGAGTCATGGCTAAGACAGAAAGGTTTGGATCCATCAACATACAAGCAAAACTTAGGAACTATTGGAAGTAGTGGTGGTGGAAGCCAGGCCTTTGCCAGTACTAGGTCAGATTCAGAAATTGATGTAAAAGATGGGGGAGAACTTACACCTGATATGAAATTGGAGGATCTTCTTCAAATTTACGATCGAGAGAAAATCAAATTCTTGTCATCATTTGTTGGCCAG AAAATCAAAGTAATTGTGGTGTTAGCCAACAGAAAATCGAGGAAGCTTGTATTTTCCATGAGGCCAAAAGAGAGGGAGGAATTGGTcgagaaaaaaagaagtttaATG ACGACACTGCAAGTAGGTGACGTTGTCAAATGCTGCATTAAGAAGATTGCTTATTTTGGTATCTTTGTCGAG ATCGAAGGAGTCCCTGCTTTGATTCATCAGACAGAGATTTCTTGGGATGTTAATTTGAACCCTGcatcatattttaaaattggtcAG GTTGTAGAGGCAAAAGTTCATCAGTTGGATTTTTCCCTGGAACGCATATTCTTATCGTTGAAGCAGATTACA CCAGACCCGCTAGCTGAAGCATTGGAGTCTGTGGTTGGTGATCATGATACCATGGATGGAAGATTAGATTCAGCCGAAGTAGATACCGAG TGGGCTGATGTAGAATCTCTCATTAAGGAACTGCAAAATACTGAAGGTATTGAGGCTGTATCCAAAGGGCGTTTTTTCCTTAGCCCTGGTTTGGCTCCGACTTTTCAG GTATATATGGCTTCTATGTATGAAAATCAGTACAAATTACTTGCTCGATCTGGAAACAAAGTACAAGAG CTGATGGTTGAGACATCTTTGGATAAAGAAACAATGAAATCAGTCATTTTAACTTGCACCAACAGAGTAGAGTAG